One window of Cohnella hashimotonis genomic DNA carries:
- a CDS encoding family 16 glycoside hydrolase produces MVRRRKAVLPLLVLVSLLLASLMPAASPVAMAAGTTYYVDAAQGDDNASGTSATSAWKTLAKVNAVTFAPGDRILLKAGGVWSNQYLDLKGSGVSGSPIVVDRYGSGSKPMIHFGNTSVNGEGFGVRLRNVSYWEINNLEITSGEQPTDMRRSGVLVVGEGTGAGSFKHIYIRNIDIHDVFGTDRRTGGINFHARGTNTSVESTWDDILIENNTVVNVADTGIQTMTDAFSNSGWAHKYDAFKNVVIRGNYVEKIHRDGILVRAAVAPLIEYNTTNAIGNACNVNTGIVNYLDHIAVVAAQWAYYTTGAVFQYNEAFDTRKLEGDGQPWDFDIQVTGSVYQYNYSHNNQGGTLLVMNNTNDNTFRYNISQNDLDGNGAFNLVNGGGNLYVYNNVIYRSGTQNRALTHASDTGMAYYTNNIFYNGASGQYTNSPRMTYDHNSFYGLNASVPSDPNKIVGNPQFVSPNTATGRATADGYKLLSTSPLINAGAAVANNGGKDFYGNALYNGAPDIGAFEYAGSITPPVTLLSDDFEDNDISDWTVSGGSWGTATDGSVTLSQNTSAGEAVAYKGNGIWSDYTYSARVKLLTSFGNAGLLFRYADNANYYLFRLNDSGDKAELYKKSGGTMTLVSSAGCTVNPGQWAAMKVKVVGSSITGYVDGVQLVQWTDSSALAAGKIGIRMVSSTARIDDVNVVQ; encoded by the coding sequence ATGGTGAGACGAAGAAAAGCGGTACTGCCTTTGCTCGTGTTGGTTAGTCTGCTGCTGGCAAGTCTGATGCCGGCTGCATCGCCGGTAGCCATGGCGGCGGGCACGACGTATTACGTGGACGCCGCGCAGGGGGACGACAACGCTTCGGGAACGAGCGCAACGTCGGCGTGGAAGACGCTCGCCAAGGTGAACGCGGTAACTTTCGCACCGGGAGACCGCATTTTGCTTAAAGCCGGAGGCGTGTGGAGCAATCAATATTTAGACTTGAAGGGCTCGGGAGTCAGCGGAAGTCCCATTGTCGTGGACCGTTATGGAAGCGGTTCCAAACCGATGATCCATTTCGGCAATACGAGCGTAAACGGAGAAGGATTCGGCGTTCGCCTGCGCAACGTATCCTACTGGGAGATCAATAATCTGGAGATCACGAGCGGAGAGCAGCCGACCGACATGAGGCGAAGCGGCGTTCTTGTCGTAGGAGAGGGGACCGGAGCCGGGAGTTTCAAACATATTTACATCAGGAACATCGACATTCATGACGTGTTTGGCACAGATCGCCGTACGGGAGGCATCAACTTCCATGCAAGAGGAACGAATACGTCGGTCGAGAGCACGTGGGACGACATCCTGATCGAGAATAATACGGTCGTCAACGTGGCGGATACGGGCATTCAGACGATGACGGATGCGTTCTCGAACAGCGGTTGGGCGCATAAGTACGACGCCTTCAAAAATGTTGTCATCCGCGGCAACTATGTGGAGAAAATTCACCGTGACGGTATTCTCGTTCGGGCTGCCGTGGCGCCCCTCATTGAGTACAATACAACCAATGCAATCGGCAACGCTTGCAACGTGAACACCGGCATCGTGAACTATTTAGACCACATTGCCGTAGTCGCGGCACAGTGGGCGTATTATACGACGGGAGCGGTGTTTCAGTACAACGAGGCATTCGATACCCGCAAGCTGGAAGGCGACGGTCAACCGTGGGATTTTGACATTCAGGTAACGGGAAGCGTATACCAATACAACTACAGCCACAACAATCAGGGCGGCACGCTGCTCGTGATGAACAATACGAACGACAACACGTTCCGCTACAACATCAGCCAGAATGACCTCGACGGCAACGGCGCATTTAACCTGGTTAACGGCGGAGGCAATCTTTACGTTTACAACAACGTTATTTATCGCTCCGGAACGCAGAACCGAGCGCTGACGCATGCCAGCGACACCGGGATGGCTTATTATACGAACAATATTTTCTATAACGGAGCAAGCGGACAATATACCAACAGCCCGAGAATGACCTACGATCATAACAGCTTCTACGGCTTGAACGCCAGCGTGCCAAGCGATCCGAACAAAATCGTTGGCAATCCGCAATTCGTAAGTCCGAATACCGCGACTGGCCGCGCCACGGCGGACGGGTACAAGCTTCTGTCGACGTCTCCTCTGATCAATGCGGGAGCGGCGGTTGCCAATAACGGCGGCAAGGACTTTTATGGAAACGCCCTGTACAATGGAGCACCTGACATTGGGGCATTTGAATACGCTGGTTCGATTACGCCGCCGGTGACGCTTTTGTCCGACGACTTTGAAGACAATGATATCAGCGATTGGACGGTCTCAGGCGGCTCCTGGGGGACGGCGACGGATGGAAGTGTGACGCTATCGCAAAATACGTCCGCCGGTGAAGCGGTGGCTTATAAGGGCAATGGGATCTGGAGCGATTATACGTATTCGGCGCGAGTCAAGCTGCTTACGTCTTTCGGCAACGCTGGGCTGCTATTCCGGTACGCAGACAATGCCAATTACTATTTGTTCCGCTTGAACGATAGTGGGGACAAGGCTGAGCTGTACAAGAAAAGCGGAGGCACCATGACGCTCGTGAGCAGTGCCGGCTGCACGGTCAACCCCGGCCAATGGGCGGCGATGAAGGTGAAAGTCGTCGGTTCTTCCATAACCGGCTACGTAGATGGCGTTCAGCTTGTCCAATGGACGGATTCATCGGCGCTGGCGGCCGGCAAAATCGGCATTCGGATGGTGTCCAGTACAGCCCGAATCGACGACGTAAACGTCGTACAGTAA
- a CDS encoding FAD-dependent oxidoreductase yields the protein MTDPVQTLLLPARELSVYANVDVVVAGGGPAGVGAALAAARNGASVLLIEQRGYLGGMATVSQVPAFCPYTDHVKPVIRGIGLEILDDMKQKMEASFQEEWRDELDWVPIDAEVLKRLLDHKVAEAGVKVLYHTFVGHVVQQGGTIEAVVIHNKSGTQAVKAALFIDATSDADLTHLAGGRLVKGGDDGELQPGTMCFVLNNLDRQKFLAGADTHGSDLKHAINKAKSEGRLRVARDWAGISWLNDHTAGFNFGHVFGIDGSNADDLTRGAIEGRALVEHITAWLRESIPGFEHAFLALTGEQIGIRETRRIVGDYIVTADDFLKCRSFPDDIARNAYFIDIHMAKPTSGMTMVHLPPGESHGIPYRALLPVGIDNVIVAGRAISTDRATQGSTRVMPNCFAMGEAAGTAAAILAEQGLRETRAVDIETLQRRLVRQGAWLGDAINERYG from the coding sequence TTGACCGATCCCGTACAAACGCTGCTCTTGCCGGCGCGCGAACTATCCGTCTACGCGAATGTGGATGTCGTCGTGGCCGGAGGGGGTCCGGCCGGCGTCGGCGCCGCGCTCGCCGCTGCCAGGAACGGAGCATCCGTGCTGCTCATCGAGCAAAGAGGGTATCTGGGCGGCATGGCGACGGTGTCGCAGGTTCCCGCCTTTTGCCCGTACACCGATCATGTCAAACCGGTGATCCGAGGCATAGGCCTTGAGATCCTCGACGATATGAAGCAGAAGATGGAGGCTTCGTTCCAGGAGGAGTGGCGGGATGAGCTCGATTGGGTGCCGATTGACGCGGAAGTGTTAAAACGCTTGCTGGACCATAAAGTGGCGGAGGCCGGCGTCAAAGTGCTGTACCATACGTTCGTCGGACACGTTGTTCAACAAGGCGGCACGATCGAGGCCGTCGTCATTCACAACAAATCCGGGACGCAGGCGGTGAAGGCTGCGCTCTTCATCGACGCGACGAGCGATGCCGACCTTACGCATCTGGCCGGAGGGCGGTTGGTCAAAGGCGGGGACGACGGCGAGCTCCAGCCGGGCACGATGTGCTTCGTCCTCAACAATCTGGACCGGCAAAAGTTTCTCGCCGGCGCCGACACCCACGGCAGCGACCTGAAGCATGCGATCAACAAGGCGAAAAGCGAAGGGCGGCTGCGCGTCGCCAGAGATTGGGCCGGCATCTCATGGCTGAACGATCATACGGCGGGCTTTAACTTCGGGCACGTCTTCGGAATCGACGGCTCGAACGCGGACGACCTCACGCGCGGCGCGATTGAAGGCCGCGCGCTCGTAGAGCACATCACGGCATGGCTCCGGGAATCGATTCCGGGCTTCGAGCATGCCTTCCTTGCGCTGACGGGAGAGCAGATCGGCATCCGGGAGACCCGCCGGATCGTCGGCGATTATATCGTCACGGCAGACGATTTTCTCAAATGTCGTTCATTCCCGGACGATATCGCGCGCAACGCCTACTTCATCGATATTCATATGGCGAAGCCGACGAGCGGCATGACGATGGTCCATCTGCCGCCGGGAGAATCGCACGGCATCCCTTATCGTGCGCTGCTGCCCGTCGGCATCGACAATGTCATCGTAGCGGGCAGGGCGATCTCGACCGACCGGGCGACGCAAGGCTCCACACGGGTCATGCCGAATTGCTTCGCTATGGGCGAAGCCGCCGGCACTGCAGCGGCGATTCTGGCCGAACAAGGCTTGCGCGAGACGCGCGCCGTCGATATCGAGACCTTGCAGCGCAGGCTTGTCCGTCAGGGAGCCTGGCTGGGAGATGCGATCAACGAACGCTACGGCTGA
- a CDS encoding sensor histidine kinase, which translates to MEWLSRFSFHRKMQFSFLMLILLPFIAVTFWAYSSVKQNVSDKLARSNEETLTVIANQLDKTIDSISFASVYFSQTYNPDILESFRHLKDAESFADFATFQSYTRLDSVADLLLMQSADANLKMMIVNKKNRLILGDKSVPLFSALPPSFLRESSRLDEKETTSLQWFASGEADVAPDYYYAARLIVDPRNREKLATMFVGIPQSYFHSLLDTGNPDMSFTLADRSGETIAVKGKPVPADSGGMLTTRVSIPKTGWELTSMMPRTFIDSQINREFLVSLSLVGLFFFAFLILSLFWAGHINRPISMLRLSVKQYVGGKRDVRIPVKGKDEVAVLSAAFNQMLDDINGLLLKVESEQEEKSLLELKALAAQIRPHFLLNTLNSIKVSLLLSGDEPHGTMMDALMKLLRAYVHIDEPLKLAEECKVLGSYVQVMQIRNRMRIAFDYELGEGTESIELPRLLLQPIVENAIQHGLSARPENPTIDLSAAIHDRMLVIAIGDNGKGLSEENLARLNRRMLGMADELPSQPEKGVGLVNTARRLQVLYGDQARLKAAAREGGGTIFTFYIPIAIGKETDNDDEGHADR; encoded by the coding sequence ATGGAATGGTTAAGCCGATTTTCGTTTCACCGCAAAATGCAGTTCTCGTTCCTGATGCTTATCCTCTTGCCGTTTATCGCCGTAACCTTTTGGGCCTATTCTTCGGTCAAGCAGAACGTAAGCGACAAACTCGCTCGTTCCAACGAAGAAACGCTGACGGTCATTGCGAACCAACTGGATAAGACGATCGACAGCATCTCCTTCGCATCGGTTTATTTTTCCCAAACGTACAATCCGGATATTTTGGAGAGCTTTCGGCATCTGAAGGATGCCGAAAGCTTTGCCGATTTCGCGACTTTTCAATCTTACACGCGGCTCGATTCCGTAGCCGATCTGTTGTTGATGCAATCGGCGGATGCTAACTTGAAGATGATGATTGTAAATAAGAAAAATCGATTGATCCTGGGCGATAAATCCGTTCCCTTATTTTCTGCGCTGCCGCCATCCTTTTTGCGGGAGAGCAGTCGACTGGATGAGAAGGAAACGACTTCCCTGCAATGGTTTGCTTCCGGCGAGGCTGACGTCGCTCCGGACTACTATTATGCAGCCCGCCTCATCGTCGATCCGCGCAATCGCGAGAAGCTGGCGACCATGTTCGTCGGGATCCCCCAATCGTATTTCCACAGCTTGCTGGACACCGGCAATCCCGACATGAGCTTCACGCTCGCCGACCGGTCGGGCGAGACCATTGCTGTTAAAGGCAAGCCTGTGCCCGCGGATTCCGGCGGCATGCTGACGACAAGGGTTTCCATACCGAAGACGGGCTGGGAACTCACCAGCATGATGCCTCGAACGTTTATCGACAGCCAGATTAACCGGGAGTTTTTGGTGTCCCTATCGCTCGTGGGCTTGTTTTTCTTCGCGTTCCTCATCCTGTCCCTGTTCTGGGCGGGTCATATCAACAGACCGATCAGCATGCTGCGTCTCAGTGTCAAGCAGTACGTTGGGGGCAAGCGCGATGTCCGTATTCCCGTGAAAGGCAAAGACGAGGTGGCCGTTCTGTCCGCCGCGTTTAACCAGATGCTGGACGACATTAACGGACTGCTGTTAAAGGTGGAAAGCGAGCAGGAGGAGAAAAGCCTGCTGGAGCTTAAAGCGTTGGCCGCGCAGATTCGTCCGCATTTTCTCCTGAACACGCTCAATTCGATCAAAGTCAGCTTGCTGCTGAGCGGCGACGAGCCGCACGGAACGATGATGGACGCCTTGATGAAGCTGCTGCGGGCCTACGTTCATATCGACGAACCGCTTAAGCTGGCCGAAGAGTGCAAGGTGCTGGGAAGTTATGTGCAGGTCATGCAAATTCGCAACCGGATGCGCATTGCGTTCGATTACGAGCTGGGAGAAGGAACAGAGTCGATCGAGCTGCCGAGGCTGCTACTGCAGCCGATCGTCGAGAACGCGATCCAACACGGGTTGTCTGCCAGGCCGGAAAATCCGACCATCGATCTGAGCGCCGCGATTCATGACCGCATGCTGGTGATTGCGATCGGAGACAACGGCAAGGGGCTCAGCGAGGAGAACCTCGCCCGTTTGAACCGACGGATGCTCGGGATGGCGGACGAGCTGCCGTCGCAGCCAGAGAAAGGCGTAGGCCTGGTCAACACGGCACGCCGACTGCAAGTGCTGTACGGGGATCAGGCGCGGCTGAAGGCAGCGGCTCGCGAAGGCGGCGGTACGATCTTTACCTTTTACATCCCGATCGCGATCGGAAAGGAGACGGACAATGATGATGAAGGTCATGCTGATCGATGA
- a CDS encoding LacI family DNA-binding transcriptional regulator — MPNKKKITLQTIADQLGLTVHTVSKALRGLPGMSEETRSEVIGLAGRLGYRTKEQERGMAVERIPIYSSKPRRFAFIVPHEGLVVIHQKLYEGVQSRLAAFGHKLEMLFAPPDQGSEAAFDDWADTNGLHYTDGLFLTPMIAAKIEEQLLRLPVTKILLNYPPPAAQVDSLIWDVSSAVHQSVRYLLDRGHRRILYIGDIRLHRGFRLRWQAFQEAMNSAGLSAEEDRHLTRAGSKEWYTAMLSDLLIREKPTAILSGLEQDLAWVYYGCSLLGRHIPSDYSLIGLEHAPNAHLPDLTRPELPIKEVGVRGADRMLWRLSNPNLPYEHIRLQGGFHRGSTVLEAPAE, encoded by the coding sequence ATGCCGAATAAGAAGAAGATCACGCTGCAAACGATAGCCGATCAATTGGGACTGACCGTCCATACCGTATCCAAGGCGCTTCGCGGCTTGCCGGGCATGTCCGAAGAGACGCGCAGCGAAGTGATCGGACTGGCCGGCCGGTTGGGATACCGGACGAAGGAACAAGAGCGGGGCATGGCGGTGGAGCGAATTCCGATTTATTCCTCGAAGCCGCGGAGATTCGCGTTTATCGTCCCGCATGAGGGACTTGTCGTTATTCATCAAAAGTTATATGAAGGGGTCCAATCGAGGCTGGCGGCGTTCGGTCATAAGCTCGAGATGCTGTTTGCGCCGCCGGACCAAGGATCCGAGGCGGCATTCGATGATTGGGCGGATACAAATGGCCTGCATTATACAGACGGTCTTTTTCTGACCCCGATGATCGCCGCAAAAATCGAAGAACAATTGCTGCGCTTGCCTGTAACCAAAATATTGCTCAACTATCCGCCGCCCGCCGCCCAAGTGGACAGCTTGATCTGGGACGTCTCCTCCGCCGTTCATCAATCCGTGCGGTACCTGCTGGATCGGGGACACCGGCGGATTCTGTATATCGGAGACATCCGTTTGCATCGAGGCTTTCGCCTGCGTTGGCAGGCATTTCAGGAAGCGATGAATTCGGCCGGATTGTCTGCGGAGGAAGACCGCCATCTGACCCGGGCCGGATCGAAGGAATGGTATACCGCCATGCTGTCGGATCTGCTCATACGAGAAAAGCCGACCGCCATTCTCTCCGGCCTGGAGCAGGATCTGGCCTGGGTGTATTACGGATGCAGCCTGCTGGGCCGCCACATTCCAAGCGACTATTCCCTGATCGGTCTGGAGCATGCGCCGAATGCGCACCTGCCCGATTTGACCAGGCCTGAGCTGCCCATCAAGGAAGTTGGCGTTCGCGGCGCGGATCGCATGCTGTGGAGACTGTCCAATCCGAATCTTCCGTATGAGCATATCCGGCTCCAAGGGGGATTCCACAGAGGGTCGACGGTGTTGGAGGCTCCTGCCGAATGA
- a CDS encoding response regulator transcription factor gives MMKVMLIDDDVPMLEYVAYLLESLDIELKLVASASSSDRALEDFHETLPDVVIVDIGLPGMDGFELAEAFRMAKPEVRLVFLTCYEDFQYSKRAFQLEADDYLIKDELSIEQLKTSLRKAENRLRNREELLEQYSLRQTVERNKEVLLQSLLAQLLSPGIDAAQTLALGERLGISWRLPYFRQGFLHVDAASLIERYGYADVRLIHFAVNNIAMELSAAHGAITPILTQESGLYLVWNVTGPDDSYQPLIDFMESVRAKVAYYLKIRVRGFYAEQTVPLQKFDTGYKSLSERRDNLFYDSNPETTAITAVGQSGGFRQMPERGWEKERSMLSLALEEGNAAWIDMAINPWIQQVVAERLLPRVVKEICGDLVRHMVFESKGIAESRFFILLGQAVHVEEAAQLTKRELRNLWRQHTLAPVSGQEKEIRLQEIDRFLDEHIDRMVSSLEMANHLHLNASYFSRYFKKMTGVNFTDYVNQYKMHMAITMLSQPNETVENVAYTLGFSNRAYFSKVFKKYSGNSPSEYKFQNHSSREQEE, from the coding sequence ATGATGAAGGTCATGCTGATCGATGACGATGTCCCGATGCTGGAGTATGTGGCGTATTTGCTGGAATCTCTCGATATCGAGCTGAAGCTCGTGGCTTCGGCTTCCAGCAGCGACCGGGCGCTGGAGGATTTTCATGAGACGCTGCCGGATGTCGTCATCGTCGACATCGGTCTGCCGGGCATGGACGGATTCGAGCTCGCCGAAGCGTTCCGGATGGCCAAGCCGGAGGTCCGGCTCGTATTCCTGACCTGTTATGAAGACTTCCAATATTCCAAACGAGCGTTCCAGCTCGAAGCCGACGATTATTTGATCAAGGATGAGTTATCGATCGAGCAGCTCAAGACAAGTCTGCGTAAAGCGGAAAATCGACTTCGCAACAGAGAGGAGCTGCTGGAACAATATTCGCTCCGGCAGACGGTCGAACGCAACAAAGAGGTGCTGCTGCAAAGCTTGCTGGCGCAATTGCTGTCACCGGGCATCGACGCCGCGCAGACGCTCGCATTAGGCGAACGCCTTGGCATCTCATGGAGGCTTCCGTACTTCCGCCAAGGCTTCCTTCATGTCGACGCCGCTTCCTTGATCGAGCGCTACGGCTACGCGGATGTACGCCTCATTCATTTCGCTGTGAACAATATTGCCATGGAATTATCCGCAGCGCACGGGGCGATTACGCCGATTTTAACGCAGGAATCGGGACTTTATCTCGTTTGGAATGTGACGGGCCCTGATGATTCCTATCAACCGTTGATCGATTTTATGGAATCGGTTCGCGCAAAAGTCGCGTACTATTTGAAAATCAGGGTCAGAGGGTTTTATGCGGAGCAGACCGTGCCGCTGCAGAAATTCGATACCGGTTATAAATCGCTGAGCGAACGCCGGGACAACCTTTTCTACGATAGCAATCCGGAAACCACGGCCATCACCGCCGTGGGACAATCCGGAGGATTCCGGCAAATGCCGGAGCGGGGCTGGGAAAAAGAACGGAGCATGCTGTCGCTGGCGCTCGAGGAAGGCAATGCCGCATGGATCGATATGGCCATTAATCCCTGGATTCAGCAGGTCGTCGCCGAGAGGCTCCTGCCACGGGTCGTCAAAGAAATTTGCGGCGATCTCGTCCGTCACATGGTGTTCGAATCGAAGGGCATCGCCGAGAGCCGCTTTTTCATTCTGCTGGGTCAGGCCGTACACGTCGAGGAAGCCGCGCAATTAACCAAGCGGGAACTGCGGAATCTGTGGAGACAGCATACGCTGGCGCCGGTATCCGGTCAGGAAAAAGAGATTCGACTGCAGGAGATCGACCGGTTCCTCGACGAACATATCGACCGTATGGTCTCCTCTTTGGAAATGGCGAATCACCTGCATCTGAATGCCAGCTATTTCTCGCGCTATTTTAAAAAGATGACAGGCGTCAATTTTACCGATTACGTCAACCAATACAAGATGCATATGGCCATTACGATGCTCAGCCAGCCGAACGAAACGGTGGAAAACGTGGCGTACACCCTCGGTTTCTCCAATCGCGCCTATTTTTCCAAAGTATTCAAAAAATACAGCGGCAATAGCCCAAGCGAATATAAGTTCCAGAATCATAGCAGCAGAGAGCAGGAGGAATAA
- a CDS encoding ABC transporter substrate-binding protein, which translates to MKKTALWATSLLVVLSMAACGSNNGNNASGTKASGTNASGTNASTASGQAAGKEQIKFYTFKANNPDEPTYKAVQAYNESQDKVEVEYVSLVQNSNSTDFVKKLDIMIGSGEVIDVFMTGNEDEVLERASRGVVEPLNAYFDKENVKPEDEYTKLVKFDNQIYGLLTSSTQWLTVFNREHLDKAGLKLPEMGWTWDDFREYAKKLTVDGHYGTYFHTWGEYANVIAYTERPNPQLDADLNPIFDDPSFKYFFELRRDMEEKDKSVEPYADVLASNYHVLQQFFAGNASMLAVPSYVVRAGLNLQKFPHDFQMVYAPIPRSIDSQEVGMTNISGAPLAIGAKSKHKEAAYDFVRWMSKESSKYTNEVPAYKGADGAALIKDFYKDNQNLIDTESLTKTLFDPRIKVPNAFSVPYGSELKTIVENGFSSYMLNHLGFDEVKTTMTNEVKKVVDANK; encoded by the coding sequence TTGAAGAAAACAGCATTGTGGGCAACGAGTCTGCTCGTGGTTCTCTCCATGGCCGCATGCGGAAGCAACAACGGCAATAACGCTTCCGGGACGAAGGCATCCGGGACAAATGCATCCGGGACGAATGCATCCACGGCAAGCGGGCAGGCGGCCGGCAAAGAACAGATCAAATTTTACACGTTTAAAGCGAACAATCCGGATGAGCCGACGTACAAGGCCGTTCAGGCGTACAATGAATCGCAGGACAAGGTGGAAGTGGAATACGTCTCCCTCGTACAAAACAGCAACAGTACGGATTTTGTGAAGAAATTGGACATTATGATCGGAAGCGGCGAAGTCATTGACGTGTTCATGACCGGCAACGAAGACGAAGTGCTTGAACGGGCTTCGAGGGGCGTCGTGGAGCCGCTGAACGCGTATTTTGACAAAGAAAATGTGAAGCCGGAAGACGAATATACCAAGCTGGTTAAGTTCGACAATCAAATTTACGGTCTCTTGACGAGCTCGACACAATGGCTCACCGTATTCAATCGCGAGCATCTGGACAAGGCGGGTCTAAAGCTTCCCGAGATGGGATGGACGTGGGACGACTTCCGCGAGTATGCCAAGAAGCTGACGGTGGACGGACATTACGGGACGTACTTCCACACTTGGGGCGAATACGCCAATGTCATCGCTTATACCGAACGCCCGAATCCGCAGCTGGATGCCGACTTGAACCCGATCTTCGACGATCCTTCCTTCAAGTACTTCTTCGAACTGCGTCGCGACATGGAAGAGAAGGACAAGAGCGTGGAGCCGTATGCGGATGTGCTGGCCTCCAACTACCATGTCCTGCAGCAGTTTTTTGCCGGCAATGCCAGCATGCTGGCGGTGCCTAGCTATGTCGTACGAGCAGGTCTGAACCTGCAGAAGTTCCCGCACGACTTCCAGATGGTATACGCGCCGATTCCGCGCTCCATCGATTCGCAAGAAGTCGGCATGACCAATATTTCCGGCGCTCCGCTTGCGATCGGCGCAAAATCGAAGCATAAGGAAGCGGCCTACGACTTCGTGAGATGGATGTCGAAGGAATCTTCCAAGTACACGAACGAAGTTCCCGCCTACAAAGGTGCCGACGGAGCCGCGCTGATCAAAGATTTTTACAAAGACAATCAAAATCTGATCGACACCGAATCGTTGACCAAGACGCTGTTCGATCCGCGCATCAAAGTGCCGAATGCGTTCAGCGTGCCTTATGGATCAGAATTGAAAACGATCGTGGAGAACGGCTTCTCCAGCTATATGCTGAACCACCTCGGCTTCGATGAGGTGAAGACGACGATGACAAATGAAGTGAAAAAAGTGGTTGATGCGAACAAATAA